Proteins from one Bacteroides mediterraneensis genomic window:
- the nqrF gene encoding NADH:ubiquinone reductase (Na(+)-transporting) subunit F → MDMNFILASIGVFLVTILVLVVILLVAKNFLVASGNVKLTINGDKEMEVESGSTLLNTLAVNGVFLPSACGGKGSCGQCKCQVVEGGGEILPSEVSHFSRKQQKDHWRLGCQVKVKGDLSIKVPESVMGVKEYECTVISNKNVATFIKEFKVQLPKGAHMDFIPGSYAQIKIPKYEMDYNKDIDKDLIGKEYLPAWEKFGLFNLKCKNEEETIRAYSMANYPAEGDVFMLTVRIATPPFKPDRSGFMDVMPGIASSYIFTLKPGDKVLMSGPYGDFHPIFDSKKEMIWVGGGAGMAPLRAQIMHMTRTLNTRDRELHYFYGARALNEVFYLQDFLQLEKDFSNFHFHLALDRPDPAADAAGVKYTPGFVHQVMYNTYLKDHEAPEDIEYYMCGPGPMSKAVVNMLDSLGVESSSIMYDNFGG, encoded by the coding sequence ATGGATATGAATTTTATTTTAGCGAGCATTGGAGTATTCCTGGTGACTATTCTGGTGCTGGTAGTCATCCTGCTGGTAGCAAAGAATTTCCTTGTGGCTTCCGGCAACGTGAAACTGACTATCAACGGCGACAAGGAAATGGAAGTGGAATCCGGCTCTACGTTGCTGAACACACTGGCCGTTAACGGCGTATTCTTGCCGTCGGCTTGTGGTGGTAAGGGTTCTTGCGGACAGTGTAAATGTCAGGTGGTAGAAGGAGGCGGCGAAATCCTGCCTTCTGAAGTGAGTCACTTCAGCCGCAAGCAGCAGAAAGACCACTGGCGTCTGGGCTGCCAGGTGAAGGTGAAAGGTGACTTGTCTATCAAGGTGCCTGAATCTGTAATGGGTGTAAAGGAATACGAATGTACCGTTATCTCCAACAAGAACGTGGCTACTTTCATCAAGGAATTCAAGGTGCAGTTGCCTAAGGGTGCCCACATGGACTTCATCCCGGGTTCTTACGCACAGATCAAGATTCCTAAATATGAAATGGACTACAACAAGGATATCGATAAAGACCTTATCGGTAAGGAATATCTGCCTGCATGGGAAAAGTTCGGTTTGTTCAACCTGAAGTGTAAAAACGAGGAAGAAACCATCCGTGCTTACTCTATGGCCAACTATCCGGCTGAAGGCGACGTATTCATGCTGACGGTACGTATCGCTACTCCGCCGTTCAAACCCGACCGTAGTGGTTTCATGGATGTGATGCCGGGTATCGCTTCTTCTTACATCTTTACCCTGAAACCGGGCGACAAGGTGCTGATGAGTGGTCCTTACGGAGACTTCCATCCGATTTTCGACTCTAAGAAGGAAATGATCTGGGTCGGTGGTGGTGCCGGTATGGCTCCGTTGCGTGCACAGATTATGCACATGACTCGTACGTTGAACACAAGAGACCGCGAACTGCACTACTTCTATGGTGCCCGTGCGCTGAACGAAGTGTTCTATCTGCAAGACTTCCTGCAGTTGGAAAAAGACTTCTCGAACTTCCACTTCCACTTGGCACTCGACCGTCCGGATCCGGCAGCCGATGCAGCGGGCGTGAAGTACACTCCGGGATTCGTTCATCAGGTAATGTACAACACTTACCTGAAAGACCACGAAGCTCCGGAAGACATCGAATACTACATGTGTGGTCCTGGTCCGATGTCGAAAGCTGTGGTTAACATGCTGGATAGCCTGGGCGTTGAAAGCTCTTCTATCATGTATGATAACTTCGGCGGATAA
- the nqrE gene encoding NADH:ubiquinone reductase (Na(+)-transporting) subunit E yields MEHFFSLLVRSIFVDNMIFAFFLGMCSYLAVSKNVKTALGLGIAVTFVLVVTLPVNYLLQTKVLAADGILGIDLSFLSFILFIAVIAAIVQLVEMVVERFSPSLYASLGIFLPLIAVNCAIMGASLFMQQRITLSPSDPKYIGDIWDSISYALGSGLGWMLAIVGLAAIREKMAYSDVPAPLRGLGITFITVGLMAMAFMCFSGLNI; encoded by the coding sequence ATGGAACATTTTTTTAGTTTATTGGTCCGCTCAATCTTTGTGGACAATATGATATTTGCGTTCTTCCTGGGTATGTGTTCATACTTGGCTGTTTCGAAGAACGTGAAGACTGCCCTCGGTCTGGGTATTGCCGTAACTTTCGTGCTGGTGGTTACCTTGCCGGTCAACTACCTGTTGCAGACGAAGGTGCTGGCTGCCGACGGCATTCTGGGAATTGACCTGAGCTTCTTGAGCTTCATCCTCTTCATTGCCGTAATCGCGGCTATCGTTCAGCTGGTGGAAATGGTGGTAGAACGCTTCAGTCCTTCACTGTATGCGTCACTGGGTATCTTCCTGCCGCTGATTGCTGTAAACTGTGCCATCATGGGTGCTTCTCTGTTCATGCAGCAGCGTATCACGCTGAGCCCGTCTGACCCGAAATACATCGGCGACATCTGGGATTCTATCTCATACGCCCTGGGTTCAGGTCTCGGCTGGATGCTGGCGATCGTAGGTCTGGCTGCCATCCGTGAGAAAATGGCTTACTCTGACGTACCTGCTCCGCTGAGAGGACTGGGTATCACTTTCATCACTGTAGGTCTGATGGCAATGGCATTTATGTGTTTCTCTGGTTTGAACATCTAA
- a CDS encoding NADH:ubiquinone reductase (Na(+)-transporting) subunit D: MGSLFSAKNKEVFSAPISMNNPVTVQVLGICSALAVTSKLEPAIVMGLSVTIITAFSNVVISLLRKTVPNRIRIIVQLVVVAALVTIVSELLKAFAYDVSVQLSVYVGLIITNCILMGRLEAFAMSNGPWESCLDGIGNGLGYAKILVIVAFFRELLGSGTLLGFNILNYDAIKSAGYVNNGLMLMPPMALIIVACLIWYQRAKHKELQDKE, translated from the coding sequence ATGGGAAGTTTATTTTCAGCTAAAAACAAAGAAGTATTTTCTGCTCCGATCAGCATGAACAACCCGGTGACCGTACAGGTGTTGGGTATCTGTTCTGCTTTGGCCGTAACTTCCAAACTGGAACCGGCCATCGTAATGGGTCTTTCTGTAACCATCATTACTGCTTTCTCTAATGTGGTAATCTCCTTGTTGCGTAAGACTGTTCCTAACCGTATCCGTATCATCGTACAGCTGGTGGTAGTGGCTGCCTTGGTAACTATCGTAAGTGAACTGTTGAAGGCTTTTGCCTACGACGTGAGCGTACAGCTGTCTGTTTACGTAGGTTTGATTATTACCAACTGTATCCTGATGGGACGTCTGGAAGCATTCGCCATGTCAAACGGCCCGTGGGAATCTTGCTTGGACGGTATCGGTAACGGTCTGGGTTATGCCAAGATTCTGGTAATCGTTGCATTCTTCCGTGAGCTGCTGGGTTCAGGTACCCTGCTGGGATTCAATATTCTGAACTACGACGCCATCAAGAGTGCCGGTTATGTGAACAACGGTTTGATGTTGATGCCGCCGATGGCTTTGATTATCGTAGCGTGCCTGATTTGGTACCAGCGTGCTAAACACAAAGAACTGCAAGACAAAGAATAA
- a CDS encoding Na(+)-translocating NADH-quinone reductase subunit C, producing MNTNSNSYTIIYASVMVVIVAFLLAFVNSSLRDLQGKNVELDTKKQILSSLGIKGVQDAEAEFAKVVKSDMVVAEDGTLTPYEGAFVTSYEKDFKENGRAHIFVCEVDGQTKYVIPVYGAGLWGAIWGYVALNEDKNTVYGTYFSHASETPGLGAEIAGEHFQSEFKDKHVMDGDNVGLGVVKNGKVENPEFQVDGISGGTITSVGVDTMLKGCMAHYTKFLTSKE from the coding sequence ATGAATACCAATAGTAACTCTTATACTATCATTTATGCTTCGGTAATGGTTGTTATCGTAGCATTCTTGCTGGCTTTCGTCAACTCTTCTTTGCGCGACTTGCAGGGAAAGAACGTAGAGCTGGATACTAAGAAGCAGATTCTTTCTTCTCTGGGCATCAAAGGGGTGCAGGATGCAGAAGCTGAATTTGCCAAAGTCGTGAAATCGGATATGGTGGTTGCTGAAGACGGCACACTGACTCCGTACGAAGGCGCTTTCGTGACTTCATACGAAAAGGATTTCAAGGAAAACGGTCGTGCCCACATCTTCGTGTGCGAAGTGGACGGACAGACTAAATATGTGATTCCTGTATATGGTGCAGGTCTTTGGGGTGCTATCTGGGGATATGTAGCCCTGAACGAAGACAAGAACACCGTATACGGCACTTACTTCTCTCATGCATCTGAAACTCCGGGTCTGGGAGCTGAAATCGCAGGAGAACATTTCCAGAGTGAATTCAAGGACAAACATGTGATGGACGGCGACAACGTAGGTCTGGGAGTCGTAAAGAACGGAAAGGTAGAAAATCCGGAATTCCAGGTCGACGGTATCTCTGGTGGTACAATCACTTCAGTAGGTGTGGACACGATGCTGAAAGGATGTATGGCACATTACACTAAATTTTTAACATCTAAAGAATAA
- a CDS encoding NADH:ubiquinone reductase (Na(+)-transporting) subunit B, with the protein MNALRNYLDKIKPNFEEGGKFHAFRSVFDGFETFLFVPNTTSKTGTHIHDAIDSKRIMSFVVIALIPALLFGMYNVGYQHFHATNVEGSFIEMFGYGFLAVLPKIIVSYVVGLGIEFVVAQWKKEEIQEGFLVSGMLIPMIVPVDCPLWMLAVATAFSVIFAKEVFGGTGMNIFNPALITRAFLFFAYPTKMSGDTVWVSSDSIFGLGHTVDGLTAATALGQASTATDAMAYPAFSWDMVTGLIPGSIGETSVIAIAIGAVILLWSGVASWKTMLSVFVGGAIMGWIFNTIGPDTAMAKMPWYEHLCLGGFCFGAVFMATDPVTSSRTENGKFLYGFLIGAMAIIIRVLNPGYPEGMMLAILLMNIFAPLIDYVVVQGNISRRAKRAMSNK; encoded by the coding sequence ATGAACGCGTTAAGAAATTATCTCGATAAGATAAAGCCTAACTTTGAAGAGGGAGGCAAATTTCATGCTTTTCGTTCTGTGTTCGACGGGTTTGAAACATTCCTGTTTGTTCCGAACACAACTTCGAAGACAGGTACGCACATCCACGATGCGATTGATAGCAAACGTATCATGTCGTTTGTGGTGATTGCCCTGATACCGGCCCTGTTGTTCGGTATGTATAATGTGGGTTACCAGCATTTCCATGCAACCAATGTGGAAGGTAGCTTTATTGAAATGTTCGGTTATGGTTTCCTGGCCGTATTGCCGAAAATCATTGTTTCATACGTAGTCGGTCTGGGAATCGAATTTGTGGTAGCTCAGTGGAAGAAGGAAGAAATTCAGGAAGGTTTCTTGGTTTCTGGTATGTTGATTCCGATGATTGTGCCGGTTGACTGTCCGTTGTGGATGCTGGCTGTAGCAACTGCCTTCTCTGTAATTTTTGCCAAGGAAGTGTTCGGTGGTACAGGTATGAACATTTTCAACCCTGCGTTGATTACCCGTGCTTTCTTGTTCTTTGCTTATCCAACCAAGATGTCTGGTGATACGGTTTGGGTTTCCAGCGACAGCATTTTCGGACTGGGCCATACAGTAGATGGCTTGACAGCTGCTACTGCACTGGGACAGGCTTCTACGGCTACAGACGCCATGGCATATCCTGCTTTTTCTTGGGATATGGTAACAGGTTTGATTCCGGGTTCTATCGGTGAGACCAGTGTCATCGCCATCGCTATCGGTGCGGTTATCCTGTTGTGGTCTGGCGTAGCAAGCTGGAAAACGATGTTGTCTGTATTTGTAGGTGGTGCCATCATGGGCTGGATTTTCAATACCATCGGTCCGGACACAGCCATGGCGAAGATGCCTTGGTACGAACATCTGTGTCTGGGTGGCTTCTGCTTCGGTGCCGTATTTATGGCTACCGACCCTGTGACTTCTTCACGTACGGAAAACGGTAAGTTCCTGTATGGTTTCCTGATTGGTGCCATGGCTATCATTATCCGTGTGCTGAATCCGGGTTATCCAGAAGGTATGATGCTGGCTATCCTGCTGATGAACATCTTTGCTCCGCTGATCGACTATGTAGTGGTTCAGGGCAATATTTCCCGCCGTGCAAAACGTGCTATGTCTAACAAATAA